From the genome of Pseudarthrobacter sp. NIBRBAC000502772:
CTACGTCCGGCGCGGCGTCCAGGAGGGGGCGCGGCTGCGGTGCGGCGGCGCCGCCCCTGAAGGGCAGCAGTACGACGCCGGTTTCTACTACCAGCCCACAGTCCTGGACCGCGTGCAGCGGGGGATGTCCGTGGTCATCGACGAGGCGTTCGGCCCGGTGGTGACGGTGGAAACGTTCCGCACAGAGGACGAAGCGGTAGCGACCGCCAACGACACCATCTACGGGCTGGCCGGCGCGGTCTGGACCCAGGACGCCGGCAAGGCGCAGCGCGTGGCTTCCCGGCTGCGGCACGGGACGGTCTGGATCAACGACTACCACCCCTACCTCCCGCAGGCCGAGTGGGGCGGATTCGGCCAGTCCGGCGTCGGCCGCGAGCTGGGCCCCACGGGCCTGGCCGAATACCAGGAAGCCAAGCACATCTACCAGAACACCAGCCCCCAGGTGACCGGCTGGTTCGCCGACCACGGGAAGGAGAACTAGATGCACTTCGACAACATCGACAACCTCACTCAGCGCGGGTTCGACTACATCGTTGTCGGCGGCGGATCCGCGGGGGCCGCAGTCGCCGCTCGGCTGAGCGAGGATCCGGAGGTGTCCGTTGCCTTGGTGGAGGCCGGCCCGGATGACCGGAACCTTCCCGAGATCCTGCAGCTGGACCGCTGGATGGAACTGCTGGAATCCGGCTACGACTGGGACTACCCGGTGGAACCGCAGGAGAACGGCAACTCCTTCATGCGGCACGCCCGGGCGAAGGTCATGGGCGGCTGCTCCAGCCACAACTCCTGCATCGCATTCTGGGCCCCGCGCGAAGACCTGGACGAGTGGGAGTCCAAGTACGGCGCCACCGGCTGGAACGCTGACGCCGCCTGGCCGCTCTACCGGAGGCTGGAAACCAACGAGGACGCCGGCCCGGACGCGCCGCACCATGGTGACTCAGGTCCTGTGCACCTGATGAACGTGCCTCCGGTGGATCCGGCCGGCGTCGCGCTCCTGGACGCGTGCGAACAGGCCGGGATCCCCCGCGCAAAGTTCAACACCGGAACCACTGTGGTCAACGGCGCCAACTTTTTCCAGATCAACCGCCGCGCGGACGGCACCCGTTCCTCCAGCTCGGTGTCCTACATCCACCCCATCGTGGAGCGCGAAAACTTCACACTGCTGACCGGCCTCCGCGCCCGCCAGTTGGTGTTCGACGCGGACAAGCGCTGCACAGGCGTGGACGTGGTGGACTCGGCGTTCGGCCGGACCCACCGGCTCTCCGCGCGCCGCGAGGTCATCCTGTCCACCGGCGCCATCGACTCGCCCAAGCTGCTGATGCTCTCCGGCATCGGCCCGGCAGCGCACCTGGCCGCGCACGGCATCGAGGTCCTGGTGGACTCCCCCGGCGTGGGCGAGCACCTGCAGGACCACCCCGAGGGCGTGGTGCAGTTCGAGGCCAGGCAGCCGATGGTCCAAACTTCGACGCAATGGTGGGAAATCGGCATCTTCACCCCCACCGAGGAGGGCCTGGACCGCCCGGACCTGATGATGCACTACGGTTCCGTCCCGTTCGACATGAACACGCTGCGGCACGGCTACCCCACCACGGAGAACGGCTTCAGCCTCACCCCGAACGTCACGCACGCCCGGTCCCGCGGCACCGTCCGGCTGCGCAGCCGCGACTTCCGCGACAAGCCCATGGTGGACCCGCGCTACTTCACGGACCCGGACGGCCACGACATGCGGGTCATGGTGGCCGGCATCCGCAAAGCCCGTGAAATCGCCGCCCAGCCGGCCATGGCCGAATGGACCGGCCGGGAACTTTCGCCCGGCGTCGAGGCCCAGACTGACGAGGAACTGCGGGACTACATCCGCAAGACGCACAACACCGTGTACCACCCCGTAGGCACCGTCCGCATGGGCCCGGCCGACGACGGGATGTCGCCGCTCGATCCCGAGCTGCGGGTCAAGGGCGTCACCGGCCTCCGCGTCGCGGACGCCTCAGTCATGCCCGAGCATGTCACCGTCAACCCCAACATCACCGTCATGATGATCGGCGAGCGCTGCGCCGAGCTCATCCGCGCCGGACGGTCCGGCAGCATAACGCCGGATGAGGTGCAGCTCAGCGCATCCTTCGCCTAAGCGCCTGCGCACAGTTGCGGGCGGAACGGCCAGCCATTCCCGGGGGTGGCACCAGGCCATTGACCTTCCCTGCCACAGGGGCGGCCGGTCATCACTATCGTGCTTTTCTGATTGAGGAGTCCAAATGATGGAACCCAGCAAGAGTATTGATTCAAGCGGCATGGACGAATTCGGCTATACCCAGACCCTGGACCGGAGCATCGGCAAGTTTGCCAGTTTCGCCGCAGGCGTCAGCTACATCTCCATCCTCACCGGCGTTTTTCAACTGTTCTATTTTGGTTTTTCCATGGCCGGCCCGGCATATGCCTGGTCCTGGCCCATTGTCTTCGTCGGCCAGCTGATGGTGGCGCTGTGTTTTGCCGAGCTGGCCGGCCGCTACCCCGTTGCGGGGTCGGTCTACAACTGGGCCAAACGGCTGGCGTCCGGAACCTCGGCATGGCTGGCCGGCTGGCTGCTGCTGCTGTCCTCCATCATGGCGCTGGGGTCTGTGGCACTGGCGCTGCAGCTCACCCTGCCGCAGCTCTGGTCCGGCTTCCAGTTCGTCGGTGACGGCACCGGCCCGTACGACTTCGCCATGAACGGCGTTGTGCTGGCCACGATCATGATCACCATCTCCACCCTCATCAACGCGTTCGGTGTGAAGCTCATGACCAGGATCAACAGCGTCGGCGTTTTCGTGGAGCTGGTCGCGGCCGTCCTGCTGATCCTCGCCCTGGGCTGGCATGTGGTGCGCGGGCCTGAGGTCTTCTTCGACACCGCCGGTTACGGGGAAGGCCATGACCTGGGCTTCTTCGGTGTCTTCCTGATCGGCGCCATGGCCTCCGGCTATGTCATGTACGGCTTTGACACCGCCAGCTCCCTCGGGGAGGAAACCAAGGACCCCAAACGTACGGCGCCCAAGGCCATCCTGCGGGCCGTCACGGCTTCCTTCCTGCTCGGTGGCCTGATCCTGCTCTTTGGCATCCTGGCCGCGCCGGACCTCACCGATCCCAAAGTGGGCTCTGTCGATGGCGGCCTGCAGTACATCGTGCTTTCCGTCCTCGGCGGACCCTTCGGCAAAGCCTTCCTCGTGTGCATCGTGGTGGCCGTGGTGGTCTGCACCCTGTCCGTCCACGCGGCCGCCATCAGGATGATGTTCGCCATGGCCCGGGACAACAACCTGCCGTTCAGCCGGCAGCTCAGCAAAGTGGATCCGGTCCGCAGAACCCCGACTGTCGCGGCCATCGTCATCGGCGTCCTGGCCATAATGCCACTGCTCATCAACGTCATGCAGCCGGCGATTTTCACGATTTTGTCCAGCATCAGCATCGTGCTGATTTACCTGTCCTACCTCTTGGTCACCGCACCCATGCTGCGCAACCGGCTCCTGGGAACGTGGCCGGGTGATGATTCCGACGCCGGATTCAGCATGGGCAAATGGGGGCTTCCGGTGAACATCCTCGCGGTCCTGTGGGGCGGCGCCATGACGGTGAACCTGGTCTGGCCGCGCCCGGAGATCTACAACTCGGTGCCGCCGTTCGAATGGTACCTGCAGTGGGGCGGGGTGCTGTTCGTTGCCGCCGTCACCGCAGGCGGGGCCCTACTGTACCGCCTGAAGATCCGCCACCAAACGGGCGTGCTGCCCGAGCACGCCGCGTCCGTCGCAGCCCATCCGTCGTCGGGCTCCGCCCAACAAGCAGGCTTCGCCCAACAGGCATCATCGGCCGAAACCGGCGTGGAGGACGCCAAAGTCCCTTAGAGTCGCTGTTCCCACACCGTCAGCTGCAGCTGCACACTCCCCAAGGAAGGGCCTGCCGAACCCGCCGCCGTCGGAAGGGCCTGAAAAATGAACGTGAAAACCAACATTTCCAGCCCGGCTGCACTGAACCAGGGCGCCCCCAAGCAGCCGCCGTGGACCCCGGCAGCACCAAACCCGGCAGCCCTGAACAGGTCGGCACTGGACAGGTCCGCGCTGACCGTCCTCAACCTTCCCATGCACGATCCGCGGGTCCGCCCGCTCCTCGATGAGCTGGCCGTGGAATACGACTCCCGCTACGGCCACCTCTTTGGCCGCGGAGCTGCGGCCGACGAACTCAACCGCTACCCGGCGTCGGAATTCAAGGGACCGGGCGGTGCGCTCCTGGTGGTCCAGGAATACGGCGAGTCCATAGCCGGCGGCGCGTTCCGCCGGTACAACAACGACACCGCCGAGTTCAAGCGGATCTGGACCCACTCGGCGCACCGCCGCCGGGGCCTGGCCCGTTTCGTCCTGGCGGAGCTGGAGGCCCTGGCGGCCCGGCGGGGCTACCGTCGGGTCTTCCCGACCACCGGTCCGCGCCAGCCTGAAGCCAAGCACCTGTACCTCACATCGGGGTATGAACCGCAGTTCGACCTGGACCTGGATCCGGAGATCATCAGGTCGCTCGCGTTCACCAAGAATTTGCCAGTGCCGGTTTCACCAGGTCGGTAGCACCGGCACCGGACCGTCAATATCAACATGTTCGGCGTCCGCGCGTGCCAGCCACTGGAGCAGGCCCTCACGGTCAGACACAACCCGCAATCCGCCGTCGCCGATGACCCACTCGTCACGCTCTTCGGTCACCAGCGTCATGCCGGGAGCGCCCTTGGCGCGCAGCGACCGCACCACGGCTTCGAGGGCATTCAGCAGGGAATCCGGATCGGCCTCCTCGATGGTCCAGGCAGTGTCGAGGTCATGGTGATGCACCACCACCTCGGCAATCCGGAGCGCCACGATGGACGTGGCGGGGACCGCCTTGCCACTGACCTGCACTTCCGTGGCCGCGAGTTCCCCGCTGAGCCGCTGTGCCTGCTCGGCAAAGTTCCGGGCAGACTCCCGCACTTCCGCAATGAGCTCCTCGCGCGGCAGTGCGGCCAAGGTAGCGATCTCTTCGGCGCGGGCCTCCCGTGAGGCGTACAGGGGGCGTTCCTCGCCGGAGGTTGCCCAGTCGATGAGCTTCACCAGAGCACGGCCGCTGGATGCGACGTGGGCAATGACATCGGCCCGGCTCCACCCTTCGCACAGCGAGGCCACGGTCATCTCGTCGTCGGCAAGGGACTCAACGGTGGCCAGGAACATGTCCGTTTCCCTGCCGAGGCGGGACAGGTCCGAGTAAAGGCGTGCAGGGTTGATCATTTTGCCAGCCTACCCATGAGCCAGTTTCCAAACCACTGTTCCAGCCCGCCGTTCCATATCCAGATCGTCTGGACTGAGACGGGCAGAACTGCCGAGGGCCCGTTTCCGCAAAACAGCCGTTTGAGACCAACAGCATATGGATACCCCCCGGGCGGAAAGCCGGGCATTCCCCTCATATGTCGCGCGTCACACCTCTGTCAGGCTGGAAGCACTCGGAGGTCGGCCCCTCGGATTCTCCCGGTGCCGCAGGCCTCCACTTAAGTCAGAGAGGACTTGGGGACCATGTCACAACCGCACGCCGTTACAGCCGAAAATCCACAAAAGGAGGCGCGCACTGCCAACTGGGTGGCCTTCATCATCTGCACAGCCCTCCTGTTCGACGGCTACGATCTCGTCATTTACGGCACCGTCCTGCCAGGGCTGCTCGCAGACCCGGGCCAGATCGGAGCGTTTGATGCAGTCACCGCCGGGCTCCTCGGATCCTGGGCCCTCATCGGGGTACTTGTGGGCTCACTGGTTTGCGGCGCTGTCGGCGACTTCTTCGGCCGGCGCCGGCTGATGCTCCTGGGCATAGCCTGGTTCTCCGTCGGCATGTTCGCCACAGCCTTTGCCACCACCGTTCCGGCCTTCGGCGCCCTGCGGTTTGCGACCGGACTCGGCCTCGGAATAGTTATCGCCAGCGCAGGTGCCACCATGGCCGAATTCGCACCCGCGGGAAAGCGGCAGTTCTACAACGCCATTGTGTATTCGGGCATCCCGGCGGGCGGCGTCCTGGCCTCCATCCTGGGCATTCTTTTCCTCGACAGCATCGGTTGGCGCGGGCTGTTCATCATCGGCTCACTGCCGCTGGTCGTTCTCCTGCCTATTGCCTGGCGCAAGCTCCCTGAATCACCGCGGTGGCTGCTGTCCCGGGGCCGCGAACAGGAGGCCCTCGCCGCCGCACAACGTACCGGAGTTCCGCTCATCGAAGAGCGAGTCATCCTCGAGGTCGGCGCCGCGCCGCAGAAATCAGGGTTTGCAGCCGTATTTTCCCGCCAGTTCGCCGTAGCGTCCATCCTGCTGGGCCT
Proteins encoded in this window:
- a CDS encoding GMC family oxidoreductase, with translation MHFDNIDNLTQRGFDYIVVGGGSAGAAVAARLSEDPEVSVALVEAGPDDRNLPEILQLDRWMELLESGYDWDYPVEPQENGNSFMRHARAKVMGGCSSHNSCIAFWAPREDLDEWESKYGATGWNADAAWPLYRRLETNEDAGPDAPHHGDSGPVHLMNVPPVDPAGVALLDACEQAGIPRAKFNTGTTVVNGANFFQINRRADGTRSSSSVSYIHPIVERENFTLLTGLRARQLVFDADKRCTGVDVVDSAFGRTHRLSARREVILSTGAIDSPKLLMLSGIGPAAHLAAHGIEVLVDSPGVGEHLQDHPEGVVQFEARQPMVQTSTQWWEIGIFTPTEEGLDRPDLMMHYGSVPFDMNTLRHGYPTTENGFSLTPNVTHARSRGTVRLRSRDFRDKPMVDPRYFTDPDGHDMRVMVAGIRKAREIAAQPAMAEWTGRELSPGVEAQTDEELRDYIRKTHNTVYHPVGTVRMGPADDGMSPLDPELRVKGVTGLRVADASVMPEHVTVNPNITVMMIGERCAELIRAGRSGSITPDEVQLSASFA
- a CDS encoding APC family permease, which encodes MMEPSKSIDSSGMDEFGYTQTLDRSIGKFASFAAGVSYISILTGVFQLFYFGFSMAGPAYAWSWPIVFVGQLMVALCFAELAGRYPVAGSVYNWAKRLASGTSAWLAGWLLLLSSIMALGSVALALQLTLPQLWSGFQFVGDGTGPYDFAMNGVVLATIMITISTLINAFGVKLMTRINSVGVFVELVAAVLLILALGWHVVRGPEVFFDTAGYGEGHDLGFFGVFLIGAMASGYVMYGFDTASSLGEETKDPKRTAPKAILRAVTASFLLGGLILLFGILAAPDLTDPKVGSVDGGLQYIVLSVLGGPFGKAFLVCIVVAVVVCTLSVHAAAIRMMFAMARDNNLPFSRQLSKVDPVRRTPTVAAIVIGVLAIMPLLINVMQPAIFTILSSISIVLIYLSYLLVTAPMLRNRLLGTWPGDDSDAGFSMGKWGLPVNILAVLWGGAMTVNLVWPRPEIYNSVPPFEWYLQWGGVLFVAAVTAGGALLYRLKIRHQTGVLPEHAASVAAHPSSGSAQQAGFAQQASSAETGVEDAKVP
- a CDS encoding GNAT family N-acetyltransferase — translated: MHDPRVRPLLDELAVEYDSRYGHLFGRGAAADELNRYPASEFKGPGGALLVVQEYGESIAGGAFRRYNNDTAEFKRIWTHSAHRRRGLARFVLAELEALAARRGYRRVFPTTGPRQPEAKHLYLTSGYEPQFDLDLDPEIIRSLAFTKNLPVPVSPGR
- a CDS encoding maleylpyruvate isomerase family mycothiol-dependent enzyme, with translation MINPARLYSDLSRLGRETDMFLATVESLADDEMTVASLCEGWSRADVIAHVASSGRALVKLIDWATSGEERPLYASREARAEEIATLAALPREELIAEVRESARNFAEQAQRLSGELAATEVQVSGKAVPATSIVALRIAEVVVHHHDLDTAWTIEEADPDSLLNALEAVVRSLRAKGAPGMTLVTEERDEWVIGDGGLRVVSDREGLLQWLARADAEHVDIDGPVPVLPTW
- a CDS encoding aromatic acid/H+ symport family MFS transporter gives rise to the protein MSQPHAVTAENPQKEARTANWVAFIICTALLFDGYDLVIYGTVLPGLLADPGQIGAFDAVTAGLLGSWALIGVLVGSLVCGAVGDFFGRRRLMLLGIAWFSVGMFATAFATTVPAFGALRFATGLGLGIVIASAGATMAEFAPAGKRQFYNAIVYSGIPAGGVLASILGILFLDSIGWRGLFIIGSLPLVVLLPIAWRKLPESPRWLLSRGREQEALAAAQRTGVPLIEERVILEVGAAPQKSGFAAVFSRQFAVASILLGLMSFCGLLLTYGLNTWLPKIMEGYGYGRTYSLFFPLALNLGAVAGGLLASRLADKSGPQRVIAATFALATISLALMTFNFPLPLLFAFIALAGVGTLGTQVLIYGFQSNYFTTNARAAGVAWCASVGRLGGVLGPIIGGWLAAAGIGGSTAFYLYGAVALVGALVTVMVPRQRKLEEAEHKVEEIAEGQAEKGIPAAQLK